The Acidovorax sp. RAC01 genomic sequence TGACCATGAAAAGCACTCCAGCACTGCAAAAAGTCCCTCCCGACCTCGCCACGCTGGCCGACCACGAGCGGCATGCCCTGCAGGCGCTGGACGACAACGCCGCCGCCTACTTCTGCGGCGGTGCTGCCGACGAGATCACGCTGCGCAGCAACCGCGCTGCCTGGGACAGGCTGGAGCTGTGGCCACGCGTACTGCGGCCCCTGGCCGGCGGCCACACCCGCGTGCAGCTGCTGGGCCGTGAACTGGCCCACCCGGTCATGCTGGCGCCCGTGGCGTACCAGCGCATGGCGCACCCCGACGGCGAACGCGCCACCGCCTTTGCGGCCGCGGCCCTGGGCGCGGGCATGGTGCTCAGCACCCAGGCCAGCGAATCACTGGAAGACGTTGCCGCCACCGTGCTGCCCGACCCGGGCCGCGGCCCGCTGTGGTTTCAGCTCTACCTTCAGCACGACCGGGGCTTCACGCAGACACTCGTCCGGCGCGCCGAGGCCGCGGGCTACGAAGCGCTGGTGCTGACGGTGGACGCGCCCACCAGCGGCATCCGCGATCGCGAACAGCGCGCCGCCTTCCGGCTGCCTGCAGGCGTTCACGCCGTGAACCTGCGCGGCCTTGCACCGCCGCAGCCGCGGCCGCTTGCG encodes the following:
- a CDS encoding alpha-hydroxy acid oxidase, whose translation is MKSTPALQKVPPDLATLADHERHALQALDDNAAAYFCGGAADEITLRSNRAAWDRLELWPRVLRPLAGGHTRVQLLGRELAHPVMLAPVAYQRMAHPDGERATAFAAAALGAGMVLSTQASESLEDVAATVLPDPGRGPLWFQLYLQHDRGFTQTLVRRAEAAGYEALVLTVDAPTSGIRDREQRAAFRLPAGVHAVNLRGLAPPQPRPLAHGQSALFDDLLHHAATWADVEWLQSITRLPVLLKGVLHPADARQAASLNVAGLVVSNHGGRTLDTAPPTAAALPRIAHALQGCMPLLVDGGIRRGTDVLKAVALGATAVMVGRPYVHGLANAGAAGVAHVIRVLRDELEVAMALTGCAALADATPALIHPDWHLGEGDD